The proteins below come from a single Juglans regia cultivar Chandler chromosome 12, Walnut 2.0, whole genome shotgun sequence genomic window:
- the LOC109005955 gene encoding ISWI chromatin-remodeling complex ATPase CHR11-like, whose protein sequence is MAKPSDPQASSDEVLSDGTNSSEEEQVNDQINDEEDEEELEAVARSAGSDDDKSPASDDDDEPAVAEDGDAEEEDEDGNNVSGVDISKREKARLNEMQKMKKQKIQEILDAQNAAIDADMNNKGPGRLKYLLQQTELFAHFAKGDQSASQKKSKGRGRHASKLTEEEEDEECLKEEEDGLSGAGTTRLLTQPSCIQGKMRDYQLAGLNWLIRLYENGINGILADEMGLGKTLQTISLLGYLHEFRGITGPHMVVAPKSTLGNWMNEIRRFCPVLRAVKFLGNPDERRHIRENLLVAGKFDVCVTSFEMAIKEKSSLRRFSWRYIIIDEAHRIKNENSLLSKTMRLYNTNYRLLITGTPLQNNLHELWALLNFLLPEIFSSAETFDEWFQISGENDQQEVVQQLHKVLRPFLLRRLKSDVEKGLPPKKETILKVGMSQMQKHYYKALLQKDLEVVNAGGERKRLLNIAMQLRKCCNHPYLFQGAEPGPPYTTGDHLITNAGKMVLLDKLLPKLKERDSRVLIFSQMTRLLDILEDYLMFRGYLYCRIDGNTGGEDRDASIDAFNRPGSEKFVFLLSTRAGGLGINLATADVVILYDSDWNPQVDLQAQDRAHRIGQKKEVQVFRFCTEYAIEEKVIERAYKKLALDALVIQQGRLAEQKTVNKDELLQMVRFGAEMVFSSKDSTITDEDIDRIIAKGEEATAELDAKMKKFTEDAIKFKMDDTAELYDFDDEKDENKVDFKKLVSDNWIEPPKRERKRNYSESEYFKQTMRQGGPAKPREPRIPRMPQLHDFQFFNTQRLSELYEKEVRYLMQTHQKNQLKDTIDVDEPEEVGDPLTAEELEEKERLLEAGFSSWSRKDFNTFIRACEKYGRNDIKSIAYEMEGKTEEEVERYAKVFKERYKELNDYDRIIKNIERGEARISRKDEIMKAIGKKLDRYKNPWLELKIQYGQNKGKLYNEECDRFMICMVHKLGYGNWDELKAAFRTSPLFRFDWFVKSRTTQELARRCDTLIRLVEKENQEYDERERQARKEKKLAKSMTPSKRALARQTESPISQKKRKQLTMDNYVSSGKRRK, encoded by the exons ATGGCCAAGCCATCTGATCCACAGGCATCCTCAGATGAAGTCCTATCCGATGGCACCAATTCATCGGAAGAGGAACAGGTCAACGATCAGATCAACGATGAAGAGGACGAGGAGGAACTCGAAGCCGTAGCACGCTCGGCCGGCTCCGACGATGACAAGTCTCCCGCCTCGGACGACGACGACGAACCCGCCGTCGCCGAGGATGGCGATGCcgaggaagaagatgag GATGGAAATAATGTATCCGGTGTGGACATTAGCAAGCGTGAGAAGGCCAGGCTCAATGAAATgcagaaaatgaagaaacaaaagaTTCAGGAAATATTGGATGCTCAAAATGCTGCAATTGATGCTGATATG AACAATAAGGGGCCAGGGCGCTTGAAGTATCTCCTGCAGCAGACTGAGTTGTTTGCACACTTTGCCAAAGGGGATCAATCTGCATCTCAAAAGAAGTCAAAAGGAAG GGGTCGCCATGCATCAAAATTAactgaagaggaagaagatgaagaatgcCTTAAGGAGGAAGAGGATGGTCTATCTGGGGCAGGAACCACACGGCTGTTGACTCAACCCTCTT GTATTCAGGGGAAAATGAGGGACTACCAACTTGCTGGGTTAAACTGGCTCATACGTCTTTATGAGAATGGTATAAATGGAATCCTCGCCGATGAAATG GGCCTTGGTAAAACGTTACAAACCATCTCCTTACTGGGCTATTTGCATGAGTTCAGAGGAATTACTGGCCCTCATATGGTAGTTGCTCCAAAATCTACCCTTGGAAACTGGATGAATGAAATTCGGCGTTTTTGCCCAGTTTTGCGTGCTGTAAAGTTTCTTGGAAATCCTGATGAAAGA AGACATATACGAGAAAATTTACTGGTTGCTGGCAAGTTCGATGTATGTGTAACAAGTTTCGAAATGGCAATTAAAGAGAAGTCCTCCTTGCGTCGCTTTAGCTGGCGCTATATTATCATTGATGAAGCCCATCGGATCAAGAATGAGAATTCCCTCCTTTCAAAAACGATGAGgctatataatactaattatcGTCTTCTCATCACGGGTACACCGCTTCAG AACAATCTCCATGAACTTTGGGCCCTTCTCAACTTTCTTCTGCCAGAGATATTTAGTTCTGCTGAAACTTTTGATGAATGGTTCCAAATTTCTGGTGAAAATGATCAGCAGGAAGTTGTTCAACAACTTCATAAG GTCCTCCGTCCTTTCCTCCTCCGAAGGTTGAAGTCAGATGTTGAGAAAGGTTTACCTCCAAAGAAGGAAACAATTCTTAAGGTGGGTATGTCACAAATGCAGAAACACTATTACAAGGCTTTGCTGCAGAAAGATCTTGAAGTTGTTAATGCTGGTGGAGAACGTAAGCGTCTTCTGAATATAGCAATGCAGCTGCGTAAATGCTGTAATCATCCATATCTTTTTCAAGGTGCAGAACCTGGCCCTCCTTATACAACAGGAGATCATCTTATTACAAATGCTG GTAAAATGGTTCTGTTGGATAAGTTGCTTCCAAAATTAAAAGAGCGTGATTCTAGGGTCTTGATATTTTCACAG ATGACAAGGCTTCTGGATATTCTTGAAGATTACTTGATGTTTCGTGGATACCTATACTGTCGAATTGATGGGAATACTGGTGGAGAAGATCGTGATGCTTCCATTGATGCTTTTAACAGGCCTGGGAGCGAgaaatttgttttcttattatcaACAAGAGCAGGTGGCCTTGGCATTAATCTTGCTACTGCTGATGTTGTCATTCTCTACGATAGTGATTG GAATCCACAAGTGGATCTACAAGCACAGGACCGTGCTCACAGGATTGGTCAAAAGAAAGAAGTTCAAGTTTTTCGGTTCTGCACAGAG TATGCCATTGAGGAAAAAGTGATTGAGAGGGCTTACAAAAAGCTTGCACTTGATGCTTTGGTCATTCAACAAGGACGATTAGCAGAGCAGAAGA CTGTTAATAAAGACGAGCTGCTTCAGATGGTGAGATTTGGTGCTGAAATGGTTTTCAGTTCTAAGGACAGTACAATTACAGATGAGGACATTGACAGAATTATAGCAAAAGGAGAGGAGGCGACTGCTGAGCTCGATGCCAAGATGAAGAAATTTACAGAAGATGCAATCAAGTTTAAAATGGATGACA CTGCTGAATTGTATGATTTTGATGATGAGAAG GATGAGAACAAGGTTGACTTCAAGAAACTTGTTAGCGATAACTGGATAGAACCACCAAAGAGAGAGCGGAAGCGAAA TTACTCAGAATCTGAATACTTTAAGCAAACAATGCGTCAAGGGGGTCCGGCAAAACCAAGAGAACCTCGAATTCCTCGGATGCCACAATT GCATGATTTCCAGTTCTTTAACACACAGAGGCTGAGTGAGCTCTATGAAAAGGAAGTGCGCTATCTGATG CAAACGCATCAAAAGAATCAGTTGAAAGACACAATAGATGTGGATGAACCCGAAG AGGTTGGAGATCCATTGACTGCTGAAGAACTGGAAGAAAAGGAACGTTTATTAGAAGCA GGGTTTTCTTCTTGGAGTAGAAAAGATTTCAATACCTTCATCAGAGCGTGTGAGAAGTATGGCcgaaatgacataaaaagtaTTGCTTATGAGATGGAAGGGAAAACAGAGGAGGAAGTTGAAAGATACGCCAAAGTTTTTAAAGAAAGATACAAAGAGTTGAATG ATTATGATAGGATCATCAAGAATATCGAGAGAGGAGAGGCTAGAATTTCACGCAAAGATGAAATCATGAAAGCTATTGGGAAGAAGTTAGACAGGTACAAGAATCCCTGGCTGGAACTCAAGATTCAGTATGGTCAGAACAAAGGGAAGTTGTACAATGAAGAATGTGATCGTTTCATG ATATGCATGGTTCATAAACTTGGGTATGGGAATTGGGATGAGCTGAAGGCAGCATTTCGCACTTCACCCTTGTTTCGATTTGATTGGTTTGTAAAGTCTCGCACAACTCAAGAACTTGCAAGGAGGTGTGATACCCTTATTCGGTTAGTGGAGAAGGAAAACCAAGAGTATGATGAGAGGGAGAGACAAGCTCGTAAAGAGAAGAAGCTTGCCAAG AGCATGACACCATCAAAGCGCGCTCTTGCTAGGCAAACGGAAAGCCCCATTTCCCAAAAGAAGCGTAAACAATTGACTATGGACAACTATGTGAGCTCG GGAAAGCGGAGGAAATGA